The genomic interval CGAGGAGCCAGGCGGTCCCTGCGTGGCCACCACGAAGCTTTGGCTACCTGTGTGCATCTCGCTTCTCCGCACTCGTGCAATGCAGCCAAGCTTTTGGCCCACGGAGGCCATGCAGCACCTCCGGCGGCACTCTGGGCTGCCTTCGGGACTTCCGTGCGCCTCTCTGCTTCTGCCACGAGAAGCTCAGCCAGTGCCCCCCCCTCCACGTGCCCACGCCTCCCCTCCAGCCGCCCGTGCCTTTCTTCCGGAAGAGCGGATGCCCTGTTCCCTGTGGTGGCCCCCGaggctccctctccctccctgggCTGCCCTCCAGCCGGGCTTGGGCAGGCGGGGCCCCTCGGCCCTTCGCCTCTGTGGGGTCTGGTCCCACCTGCCTCCTAAGCCGCCTATTCTGGCAGCTGAGGCCGGTTCCTTCATGCAGGCAGCAGATCCTCAGGCCCCAAAGGAAGTGAGCAGGCTGGGATTCCTCCAGAGACTTTGCCCCCAGACGAAACCTCTGGAGTCTGTTAAGCCAGCGGAGCCACTGCGCCTTTGGTTGGCCCTGTGGCACAAGCTGTGTGGAGGTGGCCTCATCTGGGCTTCTGCTGCTCCCTTTTGAGTGCCGGCCATCCAACAGGGCCACCACTGGCCCAGAGGAGTCCAaaactcctctcccctcctccctcactGCAGCTGGGAAGCCCCCTGGCCCAAAGGGAGCTTAGCAAAGGCAGGCCAGGAGGTCAACCCTGGGACTCTTAGCCTCTGGGTGGAgtcgtctgtgtgtgtgtgtgtgtgtcaggggggGCTTCCTTAATTAAGCACCACCTGTGCCCCACAAACAGCCCACAGGGGGTCTTGACCAAAAGCCTCTCAGACTTCGGGTGGGGGTCTTTCTGGCAGGGAGGGGCAAGGCTCCTCTGTCcccatgcctcccccccccccccagctgaggATGCCAGGGCTCCCAGCCCCACATTCTGCCCCAGCTGGGTTATTCCCAGCCTCCCTCCTGTCTCCAGGGCTGCTGTGGGGGATCAGgcgtctttttcttttctttaagtttttttttatgttctaaacaaacaaaaacaagcatataacataaaaacatcacCAATTACATGTGTGTTTATCGTGTCAtttggtcacaaacatttgtgcatcTCCGCTTTCAATTGTGTATAAAATCAGCAAATATCAGCCCAATATACATGAGAACGTTGTTATCATTGTGAATCATATATTCCGTTTACTCTTATAATCCCTTCCTTTCAGGGGTCTTTTTCTGATTGGGCCCCAACTGCATCCCCAGGCAGCACCGGAGCGGCTGGGCGTTTCAAGGCCTGGCACGtcagccctcccccctccccccccgctttGCCAGGCGATAGTTCCGTGTGCCTCCTGCGTATGTATGTGGGTGGGTTCTGCTTTGGCACAGGACGATGTGTGCCGGGAGGCAGGGACAGAGGGGAGGCGGGACACGAAGGgggtggcagagagagagagagagagatggagagagaggggtgcCCACTCGGGGCCCATCGCCTGCTGTGGTTCACGCTGGGAGCTCCAGTGTCCTTCGGCTGGCTTCCTCTCTTGGCCCGCTCTTCAAGCAGCGGGGAAATCTCTGCCTGCCCCCTTGCCAGGGAAGGTGGGGCTCTCCTGGAAAGGGTGGAGGGCTCCCTCCATCCCAAGAAAGCCAAGGGGGGGGCTCTCCCCTTCTGCCTCTGAGCATCCAAGGACCCCCCTGCTGGTTGGTGGGGCTGGCCCCCTCTTGGCCAGCATCCCCCTGCCTTAAGCCAGCCCAGGCGCCCAAATCTTTTTGGTGCAAAGCGATTTCCCTGTGTACaaagggggtgggaggggggggtccttgggaaggggggggggctttgaggCACAAGTACCTCTTGTGAAGGCAGGTTATGAAAACTAAGGAAAAATGCTGCTGCCCGTCTTACATGTCATcttaataaggggggggggagcttcgccTGGTGCCTTCCAGTAAATCCTTTGGtcagtgggggggagggggcttctctCTGGCCGTCCCCGTGGATTGACAGACTCAGGTTGGCATAATGCCCATCTCTGGCCTGAGCACGGCTGcctcctgcctccccctcccaatgAAGGATCTCCGAGGCAGGGGAGGGCGAGGGACTCTGGGCCGTTCACCATCTTATTTCTTTGGGGTCCGCTGGCGAGTGTCCACGCTGCCCCCATTGGGAGATGCCCAGCTGGCCTTGCCTTCTCACTGGGGCAATGGCGGCCAGACAGCTTTACTGGCTGAGGAAccaggggctgctgctgctgctcagggaggaggaactgaggcTGCCGAGAGGCTGGGCtggacaccccccaccccatgaGGGACCCCAGGGGGTCTCGACCAAAGCAAAGAAGCCCCAAACTCTCAGCTCCTCCGGGGAGACCAGGCTCCAGAGGAAGCCCACAGCTGCTCTGGCTGCGAGGACGTTGGAAATCGGGTGATGCCCTTcctcctgctgccccccccctctccactTCAGTGAATGACACTGTCCATCCAGACATTGAGAAATGTTTTCCCCTGGTTGCCTTGGCAACGGCGCTTGCATCTCGCCACCCAGGTCACCCCGAGACAAAGGAGCGGGCAGCCGAGGGGCTCTGTGGGGACGTCTCCTCTGCGGAAGCCTCCGGCCAAAGGATCTCTCTGAGCCCTTCCATTTGACTGCAGGGCGGCCATTGCTGTCTCCGTGTGTCTTCATTCGTACCCCCGAGAGGCCACCTGGCCCCAGATGacgagggcaggaaaagaagcccccctccctcccccgatGGAAGCCCCTCCGGCCCCTCCTGGTGTGCCTCTGGTCCCCCTCAGTTCACGGGGGGCTCCTGGCCTTCCTGGGAGCTCACCAAGAAGGCGGATTTGCTCAGAGGCCAGGAATCGAAGGGGTCTCCTCCCAGCTGGAGCCCGGGccttgcgcccccccccccccaggcaaccTGCAAGGGGAGCAGCCCAGGGGAGCAGAGAGAAGGGCGCCCCGCTTGCTTCCCTCCCTGGGACGGGACTGGTGGCCACACGGGGCTCCAGGCCTCAATTTATTGGATCCCGGTTAAAATGCAGAGAGGCggaagaaaggggaggagggggctggctggaggctaaaacataccaaGGACAGTTGTGGGATTTAGGGATGTCTGGTTTATTGGAAAGACAGACTGGTGGAGGCAGGAAAttggtcttccaatatttgagggacttctACAAAAATGAGGggctcaacctcttctccaaagccccccgaaggcagcacaagaagcaacggatggaaactaaccaaggagagaagcaacacagaactaaggagaaactttccgACAGTGACAACAATTCACCAGTGGGACGGAAGTTGCCTCcggagttgtggatgctccgaTACGGGAGGTGTCAGACGCGAGAGGGGTCTTTCCTTCTTGGATTTCAGGCCGGCCATACTAACCACCatgggaaagtgggaggggggattatgcaGAGTACgggagatatgtagccataataatattctccttagaaagtcaaggtcctttttgcctctgcacctggccagatacggatgggaggaatctgtcttcgtggcactgggagatgggaccatgggatggacttggggggggggcaggatctagaactttcaactggggggggaaacctggaagctttcagatttgggttttcccagatgtgccaacatgacatctctcataaagtggaactttgaggaaacacaagTCTTGGAGTTTTATTtggttgggggtgttttttgggaaccctgacattaacccaaatctcatttaaaaatacttcaccagctacccCAAACCGTGGGGAtctgtccgggggggggggtcctgagccccagggtgataggaggcttttaagaagagattggacagccaatttTCTGGAATGGTCTGGGGCCTAGGCCGgcgtctccttcttgagcagggggttggactagaagacctccaaggccccttccaaccctattattctatgttctatgacttGAAGACCATTTAATTCATGACTTATTTGGAACCTTCCAAGAGAAAAAGAATCCCCTTTTAAAAGAGAGGACCTGGAATAtagattgtatttcttttttatagTTTGGGCAACAAATAAACTTCAAGGTAAAAGGTGATTGGATGAGGAACAGTCATCTGTCCAATTAGATTATGAAAAGTTAGAAATCTAATAATATGAAAGCATCAGAACTGAGAGGAACATTGTATCCTGAATTAAAAGAACCGCTTGCAAAGGAAACAGAATTGGTAAAGATTCATTCTCAGGGCTTGGTTTGTTGAAGCTTGGAGACGGCAGAAAACGAAAGTATTTTATTGACTCTGCATCAGTCACTTCGGCCAAAGAAAAGACTTTTTAACGTTCTTCTTGAAAGTTAAGGCTAAGAAAGTTACGTTACGGCAGGTTACTAGCAGAAGACatgaaaggggaagagaaaggaggccAATTAAACCaccggaaagccccccccccccgtcttggCCACGCCTTCTGCTCCAGCTCCTCCCACCCTCACCTGCCCAGGTGGCCCAGGGCTGCTGAGGGCCCGCAGGGGACTCTCTGGACTTCTGGCCTCCACCTTGCTCTGTCCAGAGCCTCCGCAGGGGGCAGCAGGGAAAGTGACCAGGGCCAGAAGGGATGGAGACCTGCGGGGGACGGGGGTGTTTGAAGGCTGTCCTGGAGCAAATGGGAGGAATTATTTGCACTTGGTCCGGAAGACAGGCAGAGAATGGCGGCCGCAGTCAGGACGGTGGAGGAGGCTGGCCCTTGAAGAGAGGCCCTCCATCAGGAATGCCaccctctagatcagtgtttttcaaccactgtgccgcggcacactagtgtgccgtgacatagtgtaaggtgtgccgtgggaaaaacacctgcctatagtcaatataggcacagagttaaatttttttaacattttctaatggtggtgtgcctcgtgatttttttcatgaaaaaagtgtgcctttgcacaaaaaaggttgaaaaacactgctctagatgacctccaaggccccttgtGAGCCTTACGTTACATGACTCCACCAAGGCCCTGGGGCTGCAGGCACCTTCATTGGCTGCCCCTCTCCAAGACCCCATGCAGGAGCCCTGGGGTAACTCTGGGCCctctgtctccccccctcccactcaggaaaacagggagggagggagggaggcaggcaggagggATGTGGTTGTTGGCTcaggatctccccccccctcgcccAACACGTCCTGCGTCCAGGGACCGTTGCTCTGGGTTCCTCTTCCAGCTAGCCCCCCTTCCTGCCCCCTGCAGCCGAAGATCCCCGATCCAGGAGGGCCCTGCCctaaaaacacccccccccccagcagaagCTGCAGTCCCAAGGCCGGCTGGTGAAGGGGCCCAGGGGGACTCCTAAGCCTCGGTCCCCTCCTCTgtgccctcccccttcccctcccctccctcccaaaccTGCACCTGCCACTCCAGGCGCTCCAGGCGCAGGGCGATCTTGAAGGCGCTGGACTCCAGCCCTGCCAGGACACGGGCCAGCTTCGTCTGCAGGACATCCAGCCCGTCCTCCAGGGCCGTCGTCCgtcgctcctcctcctcctgcttggcGATCTCGGCCGCCTCAGCGTTGACATCCAGCTTGTTCATCTTGAGCAGAATCTCCCGGCCCTTGGCCTCCAGCACCGCCTTGGCGTTGGGGAACTCGGCCAAGACCTCCTTGAGGTCCTCcttggagaggcagaagaggtcCGAGTAGCCGATGCTTTTGATGTTGGCCGTACGGCGGTTCCCGGACTGGTTCCCTGAGGGGCGGGGAAGCAGGAAGAGTCAGGAGAGGCTCCTGCACATCCCAAGACTGCAGCTGATTGCACCTGAGCATACACCTGAGCAACTGAGGAACCTGGTACATGCAGTACAGTGAAGTGAGCCGTGTgggatctgtacattggggaaacaaaacagccacttcacGAACGCATGGCACGACAAACCCATtcagattcagcagtccatctgcatttaggagacagcaaagtccacattttgggtAGAGGGGACCACTGGTTTGAGAGAAGGGTCAAAGGGGCTATCTATGCCAAAATTGAATTGACAgaaggggagggatacaacatcatctatcttgatacagataaacttccaggtggcctcaaggactccgtgaaagaatgcaaatgaccagctgtgtgctaggaatagaaatccttccattcccagccatccagtcagagttgaagcaACTTCtggggtgagaagcgaaacatcttccaagaaaaaaacagaccatttgcctcttggggaaaaaccaaacacctttgggacaaccgggacctggatgactgagaacctccagagACGTGGGGAGACTCGAACCAGAGTCCGAGAGAGGCAGTGATCATTGAATCTTGCAGTCCTCTCTGTGCttcatccccctcccccttgtGCCTGGGATGGGCCACAGCAACGCAGGATGCTTCCCAGGCAGGAGGGGAAGGCCGGAGACAGCACAGGATGGAGCTGGGTGTGTGAAGAGGAAGAGATTTAGGGCAGCCCAGGATCTCCCAAGATAAGACACTGTGAAGAGGGAGAGTAGAAAGCTTTGAGTCTGGCAAATACAGGCAAATGACAGACTGGATTTTTCCCCCTCGTCCTCGGGCCAACTGGGAGTTCTCAACTGGGGGGGTGGTCTGTCTGCTCCTCTGCAGCTCATGGGATACCCTGGGGGGGGAATCCCTCCCCCGCTCCTCACCTTTGATGCTGATGATGCTGATCTCTCCAAAGTACAGCCCCTCCCCCAGCACCGCGTACTGGGTCACGCCGTCGTCCGCCACCACGGCCAGCTGCCCTTCGCGGATGAAGTACATCTCCCGGCCGATGTCCCCCTTCCGGCAGACGTACTCCCCGGGGCTGTAGACCTGCGGCTTCAGCTTGAGCACCAGCTCCTCCAGCAGGCTCTGCTCGCAGTTCTGGAAGATCTGGACCTTCCGGAGGGTGGGCAGGTGGACGCTGATGGCCACCTCCGCTCGCAGGCGCTCGGGCAGGTGCTGGAGGATCTGCAGCTCGCCGGTCATCTTCTTGTTCATCTGCAGGTGCTGCTGCCACTCGACCACGCGGTGCTGCAGCTGCCGGCTGACCTGCCgggagtgcaggtagtccttcaccAGGTCGTAGTTGGGGTAGAAGGCCTTGTCGGCCAGGTTCATGTTGGAGATGACGGACGTCATGCTGCCCATGATGGTGGCGAAGCCCATGACGGCCAGGAGGAAGTCGATGGCCATGAAGAGGAACTCCTCCTCCCGCTGGGGCATGGGGGTGTCGCCCACCGTGGTCAGGATGAGGGTGGAGAAGTAGAAGCTGTAGAGGTACTGGCGGAGGAGCCGGTCGAAGCCGGGCAGGCTGCCGTTGGGGCAGACCCACTCGTCCGCGCCGAAGCCGATGAGGCCGGAGAGCGCAAAGTAGACGCAGCTGTTCCAGTGGATGGTGACGAAGACGTAGAGCATCAGCTTGGAGATGCGGAAGGAGTTGGGGTGTGCCGTGCGGGTCTCGATGCGGTCGAAGGCCTCAAACAAGCGGGGGCTCCGCAGGAAGCGGTTGGCTCGGACCTCCGGCCTGCCCAGCCCCACCTGCAGGTAGAGGAGGTCGGTGGGCAGCACGGAGAGGAGGTCCCACAGGAAGGCCGAGGACCAGCGGTACCTCCGGGAGATCTGGGCGCGGTCTTGAATCAGAAACCCTTCTTTCAGGAAGCCTGGCAGAGAAAGGGGGGCATcagcatggggtggggggggggcaggagaggtGCCTGGCAAAGGGCTGGAGGAGCCCCTCTGCTTCCTCCCTTAAACGGCTCCCCCCCTCCACGGGTCGTGAGCAGGTCCCTCAGAAGGAAGTCCCCGGGCGGCCTCTCCTGCCAGCAGCCTCTGGCGAGGTGGCTTGGAGAAGCCAAGGCGGTGCACGGGGGACCCCCCCCCAGCTGGCTCCTCCGAGCAGCTGGGTCTGCTCAGGTAGGGGAAAGGCCAGCCCTCTGAGGAAGGGAGAGTCCCTGCCTGCCTTGGTCCAGCTGGAGTGGAGGACTCTCCCTAGCCCCTGATCCAGTCTTTGGAGGGGGGTTCTGGAGAAGGCGGTGGGGCTGCAGCTGGAGAAACAGCTGGGGTGAAGTCACGGGACAGGAGCCACCTTGGTCCCCGGGTAACTACTGCCCAGCACGTTGGGGGAGCATCACTCCTGGCCCCTTGTGGTCGGGCAGAGCCCCGGGATCAGGGTGGCATCCCAGTAGGCCAGCAGCCCCAGGCGGGATGGCCTTCTGCTCCCTCCATAGTGGGCAGGGCTTGTCTGgaacaccttccccccccctggtTCTCTCTTGGTCTCGCCAGCCGTGATGGGAGCCGGCAAAGCGTTCTGAGTTGCCCAGCAACCCCCCCACTGGCTCACCCTGCGGGGCTTGGTGGCCGGCTGGGGCAGGGAGGCTCAGCGGCAGCAGAACCGCAGTGAGGTCTCCCCCCCTGGTCAGCAGCGGGGATCTGGGCCCACTTCAGCCTGGACCCTCCCACTGGAGCCCCTTTAAGacccggggagggaggggggctgcgtggggatgggggggtgggtgattttttacattttctggacatgcagcccccccccttcctctttgtTTTTGCTGGCTTTGTATTTCTGGCCTGTGAAAGGGCGCCCTCTGCTGGCTGATCCTTGGCAAAGCAGCTGGAACCCAAGAagctttttggggtgggggtggggtggggatgacCTGAATGTTTCTGTAACTGTTTGGGATTCCTTTTGGATGCCgatctcccagaatccccaggaGGGTCAGCCTGGGCAGGCAAAGGGCTCAGCACTGCTGTACAGGGCAAAGGGGCTGCCGGGCGTCACTCCAGGCAAATGTTCTGAAGCTGCCTGGACTTTCGAGGggcccttggggctctctgagctctggagggggggggtgtttcctggCAGTCGTTACCCAAGATGGGTAAGACCATCAGTGCACTGATGTTGTTGCCTAGTTtgcataatgaaatgtctgcgaggaaatacaccccccccccgagaGCTCCTTTCAACCCccagctgcaaatattctcctgtgTCGGTTTCCAGACTCTGCGCCCCACTCTTCCTCTTGGGGGTCAGGATGTCTAGCGTGCATTGCTTCTCTCCCATGccagaggaaagggggggggagagtggtCTTCCAGAGTCCCTCTAGGTTGGATCAAACCCATGGACTGCCCCCCCCCCGTGCAGTTTCCACCTCCCTCCAAAGCCGGAGCCCCCTCCCAGAGGGAGCACCCTGTGCCACGCTCCGAACTGAGTCTGGGGGCATCTGCAAGCACTTCAGGGGCAGGAAGCCCAACCCAGAGCTTCAGAGCTGTGACCCCGAAGTTCCCCCGGCCCAGGAGCCccggattcccccccccaccctgggCTGAGCTTTGGGGGTTGCACCCCCTGGCAAGGCTATTCTGAGGGTGCTCAGAGTCACCGAATGCAGGGGCAaggttttgaggggggggggaaggaggcccAGCCCACTTGGTGGGAAAGATCAGCGAGAGACAGCCCCCCATGGGGGGAGCAGGAAGGTTTCTGCCCAAGGCCCACCCCGTCCTCAGGCCCCCCACTTTGGCCGTGGGCAGCAGCATGTGATGGGGCCCTCCAAACTCTCCTCCCTCCAGAGGGGCCCTAACCCTCCCCCCCAGCTTCTCCATGGCCCCCAATTGGACAGCTGTGGCCTCCTGGGGGATGTCTTTCTGCCCCACTCACCTGTATGGAAATGCACCACGATGTCCAGCAGGTAGAGCAGGTCGCAGAGGTAGTCCAAGGCCAGCCAGAGCAGCAGGTACCTCTGCTGCAGTTCAGGGAAGCAGAACCTGGGAAGGACAGGAGACGCGTCGAGCCCCCCTTCCCACCACTCCAGCTGTGCCTCAACCCAAGGCAGGGAACTGGGCAGCGGCCCTgcgctcccttcctccctccctggctGAGCCGCCCTCCCCATTTTGCAGCTGCCCCCCCCCGAGCCCCCACAAAGGCCCGTCCCCTGCCCTGCCTTCTTGGCCTGGCCCATGCGAGGGTCCCTCTGCTCCGGGCTGGCcagccctccctcctcccctgaaGGGCCTTTGCACCCCTAATTTCCGACTGCTCCTGGCTTGGCCGATAAAAACATCCCCCTTTCATGAGGAGGGATTGAGTTGGGGTTTTCTTGGCCCTCTGCTGATTTTGGAGACGGTTCAGGAGCTCCTCTGCGCATGGCACTTTGTGGCGGGACAGagctcccccccccgctccctcCGGGGCCCTACCTGCAGATGAGGATGACCCAGTTGTAAAGGATGGGGGGCACCATCAGCATCAGCCAGTAGTAATATTTGTCTCCAGAGGGGTCCAGGATGTGAGTCCCACTGCCGGAGtccttgctggggggggggaaagagagggggggactgAGACTCTTTCAGAGGGCAATTCAAGGGTTCAGCAGCCCCTTTAAGGCCCTTCGTGGCATGGGGCCAGGTGA from Thamnophis elegans isolate rThaEle1 chromosome 6, rThaEle1.pri, whole genome shotgun sequence carries:
- the CNGA4 gene encoding cyclic nucleotide-gated cation channel alpha-4; the encoded protein is MVFPAITQKSKDSGSGTHILDPSGDKYYYWLMLMVPPILYNWVILICRFCFPELQQRYLLLWLALDYLCDLLYLLDIVVHFHTGFLKEGFLIQDRAQISRRYRWSSAFLWDLLSVLPTDLLYLQVGLGRPEVRANRFLRSPRLFEAFDRIETRTAHPNSFRISKLMLYVFVTIHWNSCVYFALSGLIGFGADEWVCPNGSLPGFDRLLRQYLYSFYFSTLILTTVGDTPMPQREEEFLFMAIDFLLAVMGFATIMGSMTSVISNMNLADKAFYPNYDLVKDYLHSRQVSRQLQHRVVEWQQHLQMNKKMTGELQILQHLPERLRAEVAISVHLPTLRKVQIFQNCEQSLLEELVLKLKPQVYSPGEYVCRKGDIGREMYFIREGQLAVVADDGVTQYAVLGEGLYFGEISIISIKGNQSGNRRTANIKSIGYSDLFCLSKEDLKEVLAEFPNAKAVLEAKGREILLKMNKLDVNAEAAEIAKQEEEERRTTALEDGLDVLQTKLARVLAGLESSAFKIALRLERLEWQVQVPNKS